The following are from one region of the Apostichopus japonicus isolate 1M-3 chromosome 17, ASM3797524v1, whole genome shotgun sequence genome:
- the LOC139984793 gene encoding protein unc-93 homolog A-like, which translates to MEETGSFIVPEQWTKRRINRNVIVISFSFLLLFTAFQALSNLQSSINCDAGLGLASLSTIYATLILSSMFVPSIMIRYLGLKWTLAIAMVCYAIYTLANYFPSWGTLIPASALVGFAAAPLWTAKATYLTTLGRRYAQIGKSAPEAIINRYFGIFFLFFQSSQIIGNLVSSLVLKSDDSTDEGNNQTEFTCGAQDCYTETGDENATTYCDPPDKNLTNILLSVYLACGIAAVITVALFVQRLERNDKKTPETTCGLFLATTKLMREANIVLLIPLTVYSGLEQAFITGDFTKSFVTCTVGVGWVGYIMICYGATNALFSLVWGRVARTTGRTFIFASGTTIHFVLIVILLTWLPTEEQLWVMFILAALWGVADAVWQTQINSIYGALFPGRQQAAFSNYRLWESLGFTVSFAYSNYLCVWTKLTILFAVLGLGTCCYVVIEANERRLRTGSFARNVQEDKTKL; encoded by the exons ATGGAAGAAACCGGTAGCTTCATCGTCCCTGAACAATGGACTAAGCGCAGAATTAATCGAAATGTAATTGTTATCAGTTTTAGCTTTTTACTTCTATTTACGGCGTTCCAAGCTCTATCCAACCTGCAAAGTAGCATCAACTGCGATGCAGGTTTGGGTCTGGCGTCCCTCTCGACCATTTACGCGACATTGATTTTATCCTCCATGTTTGTGCCATCGATCATGATTCGCTACCTTGGACTTAAATGGACGCTTGCCATCGCTATGGTCTGTTACGCGATCTATACACTCGCCAATTACTTCCCATCTTGGGGGACCTTAATACCAGCTTCAGCTCTTGTCGGGTTTGCAGCGGCACCACTCTGGACAGCGAAAGCCACTTACCTAACCACACTTGGACGAAGGTACGCTCAGATTGGAAAGTCCGCCCCGGAGGCTATTATCAATAgatattttggcattttcttcttattcttcCAATCGAGTCAAATTATCGGTAACTTGGTGTCTTCATTGGTGTTGAAATCTGACGATTCCACGGACGAGGGAAACAATCAGACAGAATTTACATGCGGTGCTCAAGACTGTTATACCG AAACAGGAGATGAAAATGCTACAACTTACTGTGATCCTCCTGATAAGAACCTTACAAACATCCTGCTCTCTGTCTACTTGGCTTGTGGCATTGCGGCGGTCATCACGGTAGCTCTGTTTGTCCAAAGGTTGGAAAGGAATGACAAGAAAACGCCAGAAACAACCTGTGGTTTATTTCTGGCGACTACAAAATTGATGCGAGAGGCAAACATTGTATTATTGATACCTTTAACTGTCTATAGTGGCCTGGAACAAGCATTCATAACAGGGGATTTTACGAAG tCTTTTGTGACGTGTACAGTCGGAGTCGGATGGGTTGGTTACATCATGATATGCTATGGAGCCACTAATGCATTGTTCTCACTTGTCTGGGGTCGTGTCGCCAGGACAACCGGTAGAACGTTCATCTTTGCATCAGGGACCACAATCCATTTTGTTCTCATAGTGATACTTCTTACATGGCTGCCAACAGAAGAGCAACTATGGGTTATGTTTATTCTGGCTGCATTGTGGGGCGTGGCAGATGCAGTATGGCAAACACAAATAAACT CAATATACGGGGCTCTTTTCCCAGGAAGGCAACAAGCTGCTTTCTCCAACTATCGGTTATGGGAATCTTTGGGTTTTACTGTATCCTTCGCCTACAGTAACTACTTATGCGTTTGGACTAAGCTTACCATTCTCTTTGCAGTACTGGGACTTGGTACATGCTGCTATGTCGTTATAGAAGCGAATGAAAGAAGACTACGAACAGGAAGTTTTGCAAGGAACGTACAggaagataaaacaaaattgtaa